Part of the Nostoc sp. ATCC 53789 genome, GACGATGTTGACTCAGCAGTTGATTTAGTTCTGGTAAAGCGCTGTCATCGCCAACGGTACGATATACGAGGGTGTCATCTAAATCGGTTACAAAAAGAAATGGTTTCATGATTAAAACTCTTGCAAAATTTCGTTATTTTACCGCGTGAAGAAAATTTTGCAAGAAGTTTGTTTGCTAAAAACCAAATATATCAGACATTCGATTTGAGGTTAAGGATAGTTGCAATTATTATCAGGAACGGGTTATAGGCATTTTCAATCAAAAAGCCCCTTCTTTTCCCACAAGATAGAACCTTGGAGGGAAATCAAGTGATAATCAGCTATTTACTTATTAGAAATCGCTGTAGTAATAAGCCAGGAAGCAGAAAATCATTTTCAAAAAATGGAGAATTAAAGCTTTAATGCCTTCAGCTTTTTGTAAGTCGATAAATTGCTTTTCTATTGGTTGTATATTTTTTGTATTTTCTGCTAACTCAGTTGCACAAAGAGCGATCGCTAACGTGTAGTTTTTCATCAGGCGATACATCCAAAGCGTAAATAATTGCCAAAGTTTGTTACAAAAAATGTCCTGTGGGGAATTCTAAACTGACTAGAAAAATTCCCTGAAAAAGTGATGAGCGCAAAAGTGGATGTAACTGTAACACTGTCAGGCTACCAAATTAGAGAGCAACTATACTCAGGTTCACGTACACTTGTATATCGCGCGGTCAGAGAAGCAGATAACCAAGCAGTTGTAATTAAGCTTTTAAAACGAGAGTACCCCAGCTTTAGTGAACTCATACAGTTTCGCAACCAATATGCCCTAGCCAAAAACCTAGAGATTCCTGGGATTATTAAGCCCTACAGCCTAGAACCCTATAATAATGGCTATGCTTTGGTGATGGAAGATTTTGGTGGCATCTCACTGCGGCAATTTATTAAGGAACAGCCGCAACACTTAGAGCAATTTCTAATTATAGCCCTACAACTAACAGATATTCTGCACCAGCTACATCAACAACGGGTAATTCATAAAGACATTAAACCCGCTAATATCCTGATTCACCCAGACACCAAAGTGTTAAAGCTGATAGACTTCAGCATCTCCTCCTTGTTACCGAGAGAAACCACCGAAATCCAAAATCCAAATGTCCTGGAAGGGACTCTAGCTTATCTATCACCAGAACAGACAGGACGCATGAATCGGGGGATTGATTACCGCAGCGACTTCTATTCATTGGGAGTAAGTTTCTTTGAGCTACTGACAGGAAAAGTGCCTTTTGATGCTCAAGACCCGATGGAATTAGTGCATTGTCATATTGCAAAACTTCCTCCTAATGTGTGCGATGTCAACTCTGAGATCCCTTTGGTTGTGGGAGAAATTATTCACAAGCTGATGGCGAAGAATGCCGAAGACCGCTACCAGACTGCGTTGGGACTAAAGCAGGATTTGCATCTGTGCATAGAACAACTGAAAGAAATAGGAAAAATTGAGCATTTCTCCATTGGAAAGCGAGATGTAAGCGATCGCTTCATAATGGCAGAAAAACTCTATGGCAGAGAGCAAGAAGTTAAAATACTACTAGAAGGATTCGAGCGGGTTGCCAGTGGGACATCGGAGTTCATGTTAGTGGCGGGGTTCTCCGGCATTGGTAAAACGGCAGTGGTGAATGAAGTACATAAACCCATTGTCCGGCAACGAGGCTACTTTATTAAAGGCAAGTATGACCAGTTCAACCGCAACATTCCCCTTAGTGCTTTTGTCCAAGCCTTCCGTGACTTAATGGGGCAGTTGTTAGGCGAAAGTGACACCCAATTAAAGCAATGGAAATGGAAGATTTTGACAGCGTTGGGGGAAAATGCCCAAGTAATTATCGATGTGATTCCTGAGTTAGAGGAGATTATTGGGCAACAATCCCCAGTGGTGGAACTATCAGGTAATGCTTCTCAGAACCGTTTTAATCTGTTGTTCCAAAAATTTATTCAAGTATTTACTACAGTTACACATCCCTTGGTGATGTTTTTGGATGATTTACAGTGGGCAGATTCAGCATCACTAAACTTGATTAAGGTATTGATCGGACAAAGAGAAAGCGGCTTCATGTTATTGATTGGTGCATATCGTGATAATGAAGTGTCGCCTGCTCATCCGTTGATATTGACGTTAGAAGAAATCAAGAAAGCTGGCACTACAGTCAATACAATCACACTGGCTCCCTTGAGTCAAGAAAGTTTAAATTCGCTAGTTACAGATACATTGCAATGTCCAGCAGCGATCGCTCAACCTTTAACCCAGCTAGTTTATCAAAAAACTCAAGGAAACCCCTTTTTCAGCACACAGTTTCTCAAGGCGCTACATGAAGAAGGAGCTATTGAGTTTGATCCTCAAGCTGGGCATTGGCAGTGTGATATTAGTGATGTGCAATTGCTCTCTCTGAGAGATGACGTGGTAGAGTTTATGGCAATGCAGTTACAGAAGTTGCCAGTTGCCACTCAAAATGTCCTGAAACTCGCAGCATGTATTGGTAACTCTTTTGATTTAGCAACACTGGCAATTGTCTATGAAAAGTCTCAAGCTGAAACTGCTACTGACTTATGGAAAGCCCTTCAGGAAGGATTAGTAATTCCCAGCAATGATATTTACAAGTTTTATCAGTCAAAATCAGAATTGTTGATTGAGGAGAATGGACAGATCGAAGCAGATAATCAGGTGATTGCTTTCTACAAATTTCTGCACGATCGCGTCCAACAAGCTGCTTATTCACTCATCCCCGATAACCAAAAACAACTGATGCACTTAAAAATTGGGCAATTGCTTTTAAGTGTAATAAACGAAACGAAAAAAGAGGAAAAAATCTTCGAGATTGTTAATCAATTAAATAAAGGAGCCGATTTAATTGTCTTAGAAACAGAACGGGAGACATTAGCGAAGCTAAATCTAGCTGCTGCCCAAAAAGCAAAATCTGCAACCGCTTACGTTGCAGCAATTGAATACACCACTAAAGGCATACAACTTCTCACAGCAAATTGTTGGCAGCAATGCTATGAGCTAACGTTGGCTCTACATGATTTAGCCGCAGAATTAACCTGTCTGAGCGGTTACTTTGGGCAAATGGAGCAGATAGTTGATGAGGTACTGCAAAATGCTCGTCAATTACTAGACAAAGTGAAAGTCTATGAAGTGAGAATTTTGGCTGATGTCGCTCAGAGTCAGCAACCCAAAGCCATTAAAACCGCTCTTTCTGCTTTGAAATTATTTGGAGTGTCGTTTCCAGAGCAGCCAACTGATGCAGATATTACTGAAAGTTTGCAACAGACTCAAGATATATTAAAAGGAAAACATTTAGAAGATTTGTTGGAACTGCCTGAGATGAAAGACCTCCGAGGTCTGGCAGTGATCCGAATTTTAGCGACTGTAACAGCAGCAGTCTATCAAGCGGTTCCAGAATTGCTGCCGTTAATCGTGTGCAAGCAGGTGAGGTTATCGGTTGCTTATGGTAATGCTGGGGTATCAGCACAGGCTTATGCTTGGTATGGAGTCATTCTGTGCGGTATTGGAGAAATAGATTTAGGCGATCGCGTTGGTCAACTGGCAATGGGACTACTATCACGCTTCGAGAGTAGAGAATTTAAAGCCAGCACGATTAACATGGTTTATCCTTTCGTGAAGCCTTGGAAACATCATATTCAAAATTCACTCGCTCCTTTGCTTGACGGATACCATAGCGGTCTGGAGATGGGTACTTTAGAATATGCTGCTTACTGTGCCTACAATTATTGTTCGCTGTCCTATTTTCTCGGCAAAGATTTGTCAATCTTAGAACCAGAGATGAAGGTTTACAGTCAGGCATTGGCTCAAATTAAACAGGAAGTTGCTCACAATTACCTAAGAGTCTTTTACCAATCTGTCTTAAATTTACTGGGACAGAGTAAGTGTCCTTGGGAAATTAAAGGTGTGGTTTATGACGAAGAAATGATGTTGCCCAAGCATCAGCAGGCGAACGATCTCTATGCAATGGGAACACTGTATATTAATAAACTAATTCTTTGTTACTTGTTCAATGAGTGGGAACAAGCAACAAAAGTGGCAGTTAATGCCAAACAATATTTACATGGTGTATCCGGTTGTTTCATGATTCCGGTGTTTCACTTTTACGATTCATTAACTCGTCTGGCGATATTATCCAATGCTCAAGGTAAGGAATGTAATAGTTTGCCCCAGGAAGTTGTTGGCAACCAAAAGAAGCTCAAAGAATGGGCAAACCACGCCCCTACAAACCATTTACACAAATTTTATTTGGTGGAAGCAGAGCAGTATCGGGTGTTGGGGCGAATGTATGAAGCAATGGATTACTACGATCGCGCGATCGCATCCGCCAAAGCAAATGCATATATTCAAGAAGAAGCACTAAGCAATGAACTCGCAGGCAAATTCTACCTCGAATGGGGCAAAGAAAAACTCGCCCAAGCATATATGCAAGAAGCATATTACTGCTACGCCCGTTGGGGAGCTAAAGCCAAAGTAACTGACTTGGAACAGCGCTATCCTCAGCTTTTGACCGCAATTGTGCAACACCCGCAACCATTACTTAGTGCATCTAACACAATTTTTGCCCCATCTTTTCATTCGACTCAAACCTCTAGCTCCAGCAATATTACAGAATCGCTCGATTTGGCAACCATTCTCAAAGCCTCTCAAACTCTTTCTGGTGAAATTGAATTAGAAAAACTCCTAATGATGCTGCTTCAGATAGTAATTGAAAATGCTGGGGCAGAAAAATGCGTGTTAATGCTGCTGCGGGACAATCGCTTGTTGATTAAAGGGACTGTCAGCGTTAATACTCAACCCATTGTTCTGCAAAGAATTCCAGTGGAGGAAAGCCACGACATTCCTCTGAGAGTGATTTATCACGTCAAACATTCCTTACAACCTGTGGTGTTGGCGGATGCCACTAATCATCCAGTCTTTGCCAGCGATACTTACATTTTGAGCCAACAGCCAAAAAGCATCTTGTGTAATCCGATTCTCCATCGGGGTCAATTCGCAGGTATCCTTTATTTGGAGAATAACTTGACGACTGGGGCATTTACTAGCGATCGCGTCGAACTGCTTAACCTGTTATGTACTCAAGCCGCTATTTCTCTAGAAAATGCCCGACTTTATGAGCAGACACAACAAACACTGGTAGAACTGCGTGCCAGTGAAGCCCGCTTCCAGAAGGTGGTTGACAATATTCCAGGCATGGTATTCCAATTCTGTCTGGCTACCGATGGCTCTTTTTGGACACCCTACGTCAGTTCGGGTTGCTATGACCTGTATGAGGTTGATCCAAAGGCAGTGATGGCAGGGGTACACAACATTCACCTCATGGCGCATCCAGACGATTCCCCAATGCTGGGACAGTTAGTTGCTGATTCTGGTCGAATGTTAACGCCTTTTAGTCACGAGTGGCGAATTGTGACTCCTTCAGGCAAAATCAAATGGATTCAATGTGTTTCTCGACCAGAACTGCAAGCTGATGGCTTGATTGTGTGGGATGGGGTGGTGATTGATATTAGCGATGTCTACGACGAGCTTCGTTTACGCAAACAAGCGGAAGCCGCACTTCAAGAGAAAGAGGAGTTTCTGAGCAGCATTTACAACGGAGCCGAAATAGTCATCTTTGTTGTGGATGTGTTGGATAACGATCGCTTCCATTACGCCGGATGGAACGCTGTTGCGGAACGAGCCTCTGGAATTCGTAGTGCTGATGCCGTAGGCAAAACGCCCACTGAAGTCCTTGGGGCAGCACAGGCCCAGACTATCCAACAACGGCTTGCTGAGTGCGCCAGAACGGGAATGCCCCTTTATTATGAGCATTGCCTAACCTTTGATGGGCAGGAAACCTGGTGGTTTATCAACTTCAACCCACTCAAGAATACTGAGGGACAGATTTACCGGGTGATTGGCACAAGCTTTGACATTAGCGATCGCAAACGCGCCGAAGTCCAATTGAATCATCGCACAGCAGAATTAGAGCAAATCCTGCAACAACTCCAGCACACCCAAACCCAGATGATCCAATCCGAGAAAATGTCAGGATTGGGGCAACTTGTGGCAGGTGTTGCCCATGAAATCAACAACCCAGTCAACTTTATCTTCGGCAATCTTAGCCATGCAAATGAATACACCAAAAATATTCTGAGACTCCTGGAACTTTATCAGAAATATTACCCAATTCCCGACTCTGAGATTCAAGAAGAAGCCGAAGCGATGGACTTGGAGTTTTTAGTAGAAGACTTACCCAAACTTATTTATTCCATGCGAATTGGAGCAGAACGCATTCAAAAAATTGTTGTCTCTCTACGCACTTTCTCGCGCATGGATGAAGCCGAGATGAAAGAAGTCAATATTCATGAGGGCATTGATAGCACACTGATGATTCTGCAACATCGACTGAAAGCTAAACCTGATTCTCAAGGCATTGAGATTGTCAAAGCTTATGGAGAGTTACCGTTAGTCGAATGCTATGCCGGACAACTCAATCAAGTGTTTATGAATCTTTTGAGCAATGCCATTGATGCCTTAGAAGAAGCGAACGCTCAAGACCAAACCTTAACTCCTACTATTACGATTAGCACTTACCTGGCAGAAAACAAACAAGTTGTCATTAAAATTGCAGATAATGGCCCCGGAATTCCTGCTCATATCAAGCAAAAATTATTTGATCCATTCTTTACGACAAAAGCTGTCGGCAAAGGTACAGGAATGGGACTTTCTATTAGTTATCAAATTGTGGCTGAAAAACACAAAGGCACATTACATTGTGTTTCCGAACCGGGACAGGGAGCCACATTCATTGTGATGATTCCGATTTGCCAATCTTGATCTGTGCGAGTGCTACCACAGCTTGAACTAACTCTTCTGGATCGAGGGGCTTGGTAACGTGGCGTTGATAGCCACTGGTTATGGCTCGCTGGTAATCATCAACTCTGGCATAAGCAGTCAAAGCGATCGCAGGAATTTTTCCGCCTTTTTCGGGGCTTAAAGTTCGGATCTGTTGAATCAAGGAATAACCATCGACTTCAGGCATCCCAATATCACTGACTAACACATCGGGTTGAAAGGACTCCAGGTTTGCTAACACTTCTGCCGCAGAAGCAACAGTCAAGACTGTAGCTCCGTATTCAGTAAGCAATACTGTTAATAGCTCACGGGCATCGGGGTCATCATCCACTGTCAGAACTCTAATTCCCGTGAGTTCAAGTCCTGGTTGTGGCAACTCATCTGTCTGCTTGATTTCTGGTTGAAGATTCAGCAGTGGCAACTGGACTGTAAAGGTGGCTCCCAAGCCAACACCCGGACTGTCAGCCATGATGGTGCCGCCGTGAGCCTCAACCAACTGCCGGACGATCGCTAATCCCAATCCTAACCCGCCATACTTGCGAGTAATTGAAACATCTTCTTGACGGAATGACTCAAAAATATACGGGAGAAACTCAAGGTTAATGCCTTTACCAGTGTCACGGACGATAATCTGTGCCTGCTCATCTACTTGCTCTAATCGGATTTCAACCCGTCCTCCCTTGGGGGTAAACTTGATAGCATTGGAAAGTAAATTCCAAACGATCTGTTGCAAGCGGTTGGAATCTCCAGAGACTTGCCCAATATTTGGCAGCACCGGATGCAACGAAATTGATTTGGCAATGGCTGCTGTAGTTACCGTGTCGATCGCAGATTCAATAATAAATGCCAGATTCACAGGTGCAGCATCTATGGTGAGTTTGCCGCGCAGAATCTTGGCAACATCCAGCAAGTCATCAATCAGTTGAGTTTGCAGTTTGGCATTGCGTTCAATGGTGGCTAAAGCTTCAGCTGTTTTGGTTTCACTAAATTTACGGGTTTGCAGCAGTTTTGTCCAGCCGAGAATTGGGTTGAGAGGCGATCGCAATTCATGGGAGAGAACCGCCAAAAATTCATCTTTGATCCGATTGGCGCGTTCGGCTTCGGCTCTGGCTGCTTGCTCTAGCTGAAATAGGCGATCGCGTTGGATTTCAGCTTGTTTGCGATCGGTGATATCCTGTACATTACCCACCATCCGTACCGCATTGCCCGCAGCATCATAGAAAACCTGACCTCTAGCCGCTAACCAGCGAATGCCATCAGGATGTATAGTGCGGAAGTCATCTTCATAGTACTCTTCCTGTTGCTGGATGGTGCGACTCACCCCTTCATTAGCTGAGATGCGATCGTCTGGGTGCAGGAGACTTAACCACAGTTCATAGGTGATTTCCTTTGTGGTTGGGTCAAGCCCAAACAGATTGACGTACTCTTCAGATACATGAGCGCTATTGTGGATAATGTCCCAGTCCCATAATCCCGATTGCGTCGCTTTGTACGCCAATTTTAACCGGGCTTCGCTCTCCTGCAAGAGGAGTTCTATCTTTTTGCGATCGGTGATGTCTCGTGAAATCAACAAGATTCGTTCTAGTTGCCCGGAAGCATCCAGAATCGGGCTAACGACCACTTCCCACCATTTGGGAGTGCCTTTTACAGTTGGGCAGTATCCGCGAAAAATGTTGACTTCACCTGTTTTAGCGGCAGCGAGTGCTTGCTCTGCTTGTTGTTGATAGCTGCCTTTCCAGAAACAGAGCCATTCAGTATTGAGATAGGAATTTAAGTCGTCAATTTCCATCAAACATAGTCCACCTGTATTCATATACAGCAGCCGCCCGTCGAGGCTTAATACTTTGATACAGTCAGAACTACTATCTAAAATACGGTTCTTAAATTCTTCACTCTGGCGCAAAGCAAGCTCTGCCTGTTTGCGATCGGTGATATCAAAATGGATGCCTGCCATTCGGAGTGGATTGCCCTGTCGATCACGCAAAACCACTTTTCCGTGGTTGGCAATCCATTTCCACTCCCCAGACTTGGTTAACATCCGATATTCAAATTTGTAAGACACCGAATCGTCCTGAAGATGGGCATTCAACCGTTCCATCACCCAAACTTTATCGTCAGGATGAATCAGTCGCTCCCAACTGTTAAAGTGCCCAGGTAGCTCTCCTTGCTCATATCCCAGCATTTCCAGCCATCGTGAACTTAAATAATCTTCATTGCTAACAATGTTCCAATCCCATAGACCGCCACCAGAACCTTCCAGTGCCATTTGCAGGCGTTCTTCACTGTCTCGCAGGGCTTGTTCTGCCTGTTTCCGTTCGCTGATGTCTTCGGCAATACCTGCAAAACGATAAATCTCTCCTGTTTCATCTCGAAGCCCAAAACAGCGATCGTGAACCCAGCGAATACTACCATCGGGTAAAATAATCCGGTATTCTTCATCAAAGTTACCTGCGACAGCTTTTTCATGAAACGCTCTGTCTGTCGCTTCTCGATCTTCTGGGTGGATACGATCGACCCATGCTTGTTGTCCTTGATACAATTCCTGCGGGTTCAATCCCCACAGGCGTTTATATGCAGGACTAACATAGCTAACTCGATTTTCCAATACTTCTTTGATCCAGAACACCGCATCAATATTTTCTGCAAGCTGCCGAAAACGTTCCTCACTCTCGCGCAGAGTTTCGGCTGACTGTTTGCGTTCGGTGATATCGAGATCGATACCCGCCATCTGAATCGGTTGTCCGTGTTGGTCGTAAAATACCTTACCCTGACTGAGTGCCCACCGAATAGTACCATTAGGATATACCACTCGAAATTCAATGTCATAGTCTTCTCCGGTGGCGATGGCACGATCGACGACTGCTAGAACGCGATCGCGATCATCAGGGTGGACTCGCGCGGCAAACATCTCGAATGAGCCGTCAAACTCTCCTGGCTCCAGTCCAAATGAGGCTTCCAGGTTATCCGACCAGGAAATTTTTCCCGTTTGGATATTCCAGTTCCATGTTCCCATCCGAGAAGCTGATAGTGCTAATCGCAGCTGTTGTTCGCTTTGGCGTAGTTCTGCTTCTACCTGTTGGCGTTCCTTTAGCTCACGCTGTGCCTGCTGATACAGTTCTGCCTGTCGTAAGGCGATACTCACCTGAGTTGCCAACTCTTTAAGCAAGTCAATTTCTAAAGGCTGCCAAAATCGCGGGGAGGTACAATGATGAGCAATTAGCAATCCCCAAAACTGGTTGTCTTGCAGAATTGGTACAACCAGATGAGCTTTGACTTGAAACTGTGCCAACAATTCACCGTGGCATGGGTCAATACTGCTGTCATGAATGTCCGATACTGCCGTTACTTGCCCCTGATAATAGCCTTCGATATAATTCTTGATAAAGGCGGGATCGTAGCTGACAAGTTGCGGTCTATTGGAGGTGATGTAGGTCTCAGCTAGGAAGGGATCTTGGATAGTAGAGGAAAGAAGCGATCGCCACTCTGTCCCAACCGATTCTGCCACTACTGTCCCATCCCCACCAGGATTTAACCGAAAAACCAGGACGCGATCTGTGTGGAGAAACTGCCGCACCTCGGCTACAGTTGCCTGAAGAATTTCATCCAGATTCAGAGATAAGTGAATTTGCTGGGTAATTTGCGCGACTACGCGCTCTCGTTCAATACGCTGTTGCAGTTGGGTGCGTAGCCGCACTGTTTCAATTGCCCCATTGATTGCTATTTGTAGCCCTTGTGCGGTAATTTGCTCTTTGACAATATAATCTTGTGCGCCGGCTTTCATCGCCTGAACTGCGATCGCCTCATTGCCCTGCCCTGTGACAACAATCACAGGTAGGCACTGCTGTTGAGTTGAGATTTGCAATTTAGCCAGAAATTCCAGTCCGTCTATATCAGGCAGTCGATAATCAAGTAAAATGGCATCTGGTTGGTGTTGCTGGCAAAGTTCTAGCCCTTGCTGTCCCAGGGTTCCTTCTAGGAAAGTGTAAGAATATTCGCGATCGCGCAACAAATACCGCCGATATAGCTCTCGATCTTCTGGGGAATCATCGACAATTAAGAGGGTGCGCTGTTGCTGAGACATCGTGAATTAATTGAGCGGATAGAGTTCAAGCCCACATTCCGCAGGTTATCATAGAGAGATAACTATTTTTGAAATAGCGCTAAAATCCTCATCCATGTAAGAATTTTACCATACCCTCTGTTTTATGACTTTAGGAAAAGTCTATGATAAAAGGGCGATTACATATAATACTCCTTCTGTTAGTAGTTTACTTGGACTTGTGTGTACACCGTAGCCGACTCGGAGAGGGAAAGAGTTAAGACCTGGTTTCGATATCGTATAACTGGCATAGGGTGAGGAGTTTTTGTTTAAGGCGATCGCGCACATTTTCAGGTAATATCACTACACAATCTGGCGCATACTGCATAACTTCGCGGCTAAACCAAAATGTACTAGATACTCGCCTAATCACTCGTCGAACTTTTGGTTTATCTGGTAGCCATTCATGGATATCATCTTCTGGTTTAGCTTGATAAGCAAAAGCCAAATTTGCTAATAAGTGCATTTCTACTTTTATCTCATCCAAATTAGTACGCCACTCACCGGAAATTAAAGTCACCGCCGCATCCGTAATTCGGTCTAATCGTAAACTCCAGTTGTGAACCAGTTCTGGGATATCAAAATTTCCTTCTGTTTCCTCACACCAGCAATCAAGATATTGTCGCTTTTCGTGGGGTGCTACTTTGGCGTGGCGAACCGTAAAGTTTAATAAACGTCCAGTTGCATCTTGATAGGAAAGCTGAAAGGGTTGTTCGCGCAAGATGTAGCGGTCTATCTCTAAGCGCCAAGATGGGGGCAAATTCTCTAAGAAACGTTCAATTTCGCCTCGCAACGGTAATGATAGTTCGCTGCGTTCGAGAAGTAAGTTTGCAATGATTTGCGCTTGTTCAATTTGCCCGATGTCTGTCAAAGCATTGATACATCTATGTAATGCCCTGATGCGTGGTTCTTTCCAATCGTTATTGTTACCGATGAGTAACTTCCGTTGAGCGATCGCTTTAATTAACTTAGAGATGTTAGGCTCTTCTCCCCACATCATACCGAATTCACGAGCGATCGCTTCTAGCTCGGCTTTATCGCGTTCTGATATCGACAGTGTAATAGATTGACCTTTTCGACTCATTAAAAATGTCCGTGTACTTTGTACTTGTACTCTCTTGTCAACTTCTATTTTGCGTGCCAATATAGTTTTTAACAACCAGTTACGGACACTATTTAAGTGTATGTCCGAAAATTACAGAATTACTCTCAAGCCTGTTTACTCGCAAACCGTCCCGACACCTGACGGGGTGAAATTACCTAAAGATTGGTCGCTTTCTTGGCATCAAGCCGCAACTTTAGAAGCGTTGCGCGATCCAAATATTGATGTAGTGTTCAACACTGCGATGACTGGTGATGGTAAAAGTCTTGCGGCTTACCTAGAAGTTCTTCAGGGTGAATTTTCTGCAATCGGACTTTACCCAACCAATGAACTCGCCCGCGATCAAGAAACGCAGATTAGAGGATATGTTGAGAAATTCCAGCCAGAGAATCAGCCGCGTGTAGTGCGACTCAGTGGTGCTGATTTAGAGATTTATGCAGAAAATGAAGGATTGAAAAAAGGGGCTGCGATCGCAACTCTGACTAACCAGAGAGAAGCATTATTAACCAACCCTGATATTTTTCACTACTTACATCGAGGTGCTTATATAATTCGTGGCGATAGTCCAGATAAGTTATGGGGCAGAATTGATAAAGATTTTGACTTATTCATTTTTGATGAATTTCATGTTTTTGCTGCTCCACAAATTGCTAGTGTGATTAACACAATGTTGTTAATTCGCTGTACAAATCGCCGCAAGAAATTTCTGTTTCTCTCAGCCACACCAGATACAAACTTAATTGGCCGATTAGAAAAAGCAGGATTTCGTTGTAAAGAAATTGATCCTCTAAAACAAAATAAATATCAATTTCCCGATACACAAGAAGAAGGGCAGCAACTGCAAACACAGGGCTGGCGACAAGTAGCACGGACAATTACGCTGAATTTCATTCCTTTGGAACCATCATTTAAAGCTTCGGAAACCTGGCTAAAAGAAAATAGTAATTTGATTTTGGCTCAGTTTCAGCAGCATCCAGGAAGTAAAGGCGCAATCATTCTTAACTCAATCGCAGCAGTCAAACGCCTAACTCAATTTTTTCGGGAAATCTTACAGCCTTACGGCTTGAAAGTTGGAGAGAATACAGGGTTATCAGGAAAAGGAGAAAAGGAGCGAAGTCTTTCTGCTGACTTGGTTATTGGTACTAGCACAATTGATGTTGGAGTTGATTTTAAAATCAATTTCCTAATGTTTGAATCATCCGATGCAGGTAACTTTATCCAACGTTTAGGACGCTTAGGAAGGCATGACGAATATGAGAAAGATGGACAGATAGTTAAGTTTGAGAATTTTACAGCTTTTTCTCTAGTTCCTAACTTTTTGGTAGAGCGATTATTTAAGGGT contains:
- a CDS encoding AAA family ATPase — protein: MSAKVDVTVTLSGYQIREQLYSGSRTLVYRAVREADNQAVVIKLLKREYPSFSELIQFRNQYALAKNLEIPGIIKPYSLEPYNNGYALVMEDFGGISLRQFIKEQPQHLEQFLIIALQLTDILHQLHQQRVIHKDIKPANILIHPDTKVLKLIDFSISSLLPRETTEIQNPNVLEGTLAYLSPEQTGRMNRGIDYRSDFYSLGVSFFELLTGKVPFDAQDPMELVHCHIAKLPPNVCDVNSEIPLVVGEIIHKLMAKNAEDRYQTALGLKQDLHLCIEQLKEIGKIEHFSIGKRDVSDRFIMAEKLYGREQEVKILLEGFERVASGTSEFMLVAGFSGIGKTAVVNEVHKPIVRQRGYFIKGKYDQFNRNIPLSAFVQAFRDLMGQLLGESDTQLKQWKWKILTALGENAQVIIDVIPELEEIIGQQSPVVELSGNASQNRFNLLFQKFIQVFTTVTHPLVMFLDDLQWADSASLNLIKVLIGQRESGFMLLIGAYRDNEVSPAHPLILTLEEIKKAGTTVNTITLAPLSQESLNSLVTDTLQCPAAIAQPLTQLVYQKTQGNPFFSTQFLKALHEEGAIEFDPQAGHWQCDISDVQLLSLRDDVVEFMAMQLQKLPVATQNVLKLAACIGNSFDLATLAIVYEKSQAETATDLWKALQEGLVIPSNDIYKFYQSKSELLIEENGQIEADNQVIAFYKFLHDRVQQAAYSLIPDNQKQLMHLKIGQLLLSVINETKKEEKIFEIVNQLNKGADLIVLETERETLAKLNLAAAQKAKSATAYVAAIEYTTKGIQLLTANCWQQCYELTLALHDLAAELTCLSGYFGQMEQIVDEVLQNARQLLDKVKVYEVRILADVAQSQQPKAIKTALSALKLFGVSFPEQPTDADITESLQQTQDILKGKHLEDLLELPEMKDLRGLAVIRILATVTAAVYQAVPELLPLIVCKQVRLSVAYGNAGVSAQAYAWYGVILCGIGEIDLGDRVGQLAMGLLSRFESREFKASTINMVYPFVKPWKHHIQNSLAPLLDGYHSGLEMGTLEYAAYCAYNYCSLSYFLGKDLSILEPEMKVYSQALAQIKQEVAHNYLRVFYQSVLNLLGQSKCPWEIKGVVYDEEMMLPKHQQANDLYAMGTLYINKLILCYLFNEWEQATKVAVNAKQYLHGVSGCFMIPVFHFYDSLTRLAILSNAQGKECNSLPQEVVGNQKKLKEWANHAPTNHLHKFYLVEAEQYRVLGRMYEAMDYYDRAIASAKANAYIQEEALSNELAGKFYLEWGKEKLAQAYMQEAYYCYARWGAKAKVTDLEQRYPQLLTAIVQHPQPLLSASNTIFAPSFHSTQTSSSSNITESLDLATILKASQTLSGEIELEKLLMMLLQIVIENAGAEKCVLMLLRDNRLLIKGTVSVNTQPIVLQRIPVEESHDIPLRVIYHVKHSLQPVVLADATNHPVFASDTYILSQQPKSILCNPILHRGQFAGILYLENNLTTGAFTSDRVELLNLLCTQAAISLENARLYEQTQQTLVELRASEARFQKVVDNIPGMVFQFCLATDGSFWTPYVSSGCYDLYEVDPKAVMAGVHNIHLMAHPDDSPMLGQLVADSGRMLTPFSHEWRIVTPSGKIKWIQCVSRPELQADGLIVWDGVVIDISDVYDELRLRKQAEAALQEKEEFLSSIYNGAEIVIFVVDVLDNDRFHYAGWNAVAERASGIRSADAVGKTPTEVLGAAQAQTIQQRLAECARTGMPLYYEHCLTFDGQETWWFINFNPLKNTEGQIYRVIGTSFDISDRKRAEVQLNHRTAELEQILQQLQHTQTQMIQSEKMSGLGQLVAGVAHEINNPVNFIFGNLSHANEYTKNILRLLELYQKYYPIPDSEIQEEAEAMDLEFLVEDLPKLIYSMRIGAERIQKIVVSLRTFSRMDEAEMKEVNIHEGIDSTLMILQHRLKAKPDSQGIEIVKAYGELPLVECYAGQLNQVFMNLLSNAIDALEEANAQDQTLTPTITISTYLAENKQVVIKIADNGPGIPAHIKQKLFDPFFTTKAVGKGTGMGLSISYQIVAEKHKGTLHCVSEPGQGATFIVMIPICQS